One window of the Rhipicephalus microplus isolate Deutch F79 chromosome 2, USDA_Rmic, whole genome shotgun sequence genome contains the following:
- the Rcd6 gene encoding reduction in Cnn dots 6 isoform X1 — MAIVNSFGCCELFTAGVCIGVYTMIVYLGAFIMELWWIIENNVQLPVPAYVLAAGYFSIFLVSLFLLAGLFLRKSNYLLGWLFVSVLFFFPECGLALFMSLQYWKLDSKGIAELAFYIARAVMNVVCIVCIQSLYTQWKQEKAVMRRLQNLNVVTSYRDLAPSKSNGSAGPSGSASNGVASGSASPGVHRANGNAGGGSLSSRSRYVTAADSEPTYIVAHNSALKRSTSSVSGLMVRAVGGGGHHQQGVYNAAFNGSLNGCVLGPSGVDFYAPNPALWAGPSPRSEFDASSFADLVARGGGGGGLLNGYRSMSRSTSELNRGEPWTSNGSAGAVAVSRTPLQSSGPVEYATQSLDRPKFRRQGGRNNRWEVLDVRGFGDVTLERLPERPFQYLNRPGSVVRGNESDTSSSHSIRDIAL; from the exons ATTGTCTACCTGGGCGCCTTCATAATGGAGCTGTGGTGGATAATAGAGAACAACG TTCAGCTGCCCGTCCCAGCGTACGTGCTGGCCGCCGGCTACTTCTCCATCTTCTTGGTCTCCCTGTTCCTGCTGGCGGGTCTTTTCCTG AGGAAATCGAATTACCTACTGGGTTGGCTCTTCGTGTCCGTGCTCTTCTTCTTCCCCGAGTGTGGACTGGCTCTCTTCATGAGTCTACAGTACTGG AAACTGGACAGCAAAGGGATTGCGGAGCTGGCCTTTTACATCGCCCGTGCAGTGATGAAC GTGGTGTGCATCGTGTGCATCCAGTCTCTGTACACCCAGTGGAAGCAGGAGAAAGCCGTCATGCGCCGCCTGCAGAACCTGAACGTG GTCACCTCTTACCGAGACCTGGCGCCCAGCAAGAGCAACGGCTCGGCGGGCCCCAGTGGCTCCGCGAGCAACGGCGTGGCCAGCGGCAGCGCCAGCCCGGGCGTCCATCGCGCCAACGGCAACGCCGGCGGCGGCTCCCTGTCCTCGAGGTCCCGATACGTGACGGCCGCCGACAGCGAGCCCACGTACATCGTGGCCCACAACTCGGCCCTGAAGCGGAGCACCTCGTCCGTGTCCGGGCTCATGGTGCGCGCCGTGGGCGGCGGGGGACACCACCAGCAGGGCGTCTACAACGCCGCCTTCAACGGGAGCCTCAACGGCTGCGTGCTGGGACCGTCGGGCGTCGACTTCTACGCGCCCAACCCGGCCCTGTGGGCCGGCCCGAGTCCCAGGTCCGAGTTCGACGCCTCCTCGTTCGCCGACCTCGTTGCTCGCGGCGGTGGGGGCGGAGGACTTCTCAACGGTTACCGCAGCATGTCGCGCTCCACGTCGGAGTTGAACCGCGGAGAACCGTGGACGTCGAATGGTTCCGCCGGTGCCGTCGCCGTTTCACGTACCCCGCTCCAGAGTTCGGGCCCCGTGGAGTACGCCACGCAGAGCCTGGACCGCCCCAAGTTCCGGCGCCAGGGCGGTCGCAACAATCGCTGGGAGGTGCTGGACGTGCGGGGCTTCGGGGACGTCACGCTGGAGCGGCTCCCCGAGAGGCCCTTCCAGTACCTCAACAGGCCGGGCTCCGTGGTGCGCGGCAACGAGTCGGACACCAGCTCCAGTCACAGCATCAGGGACATTGCGCTGTGA
- the Rcd6 gene encoding reduction in Cnn dots 6 isoform X2, giving the protein MAIVNSFGCCELFTAGVCIGVYTMIVYLGAFIMELWWIIENNVQLPVPAYVLAAGYFSIFLVSLFLLAGLFLRKSNYLLGWLFVSVLFFFPECGLALFMSLQYWKLDSKGIAELAFYIARAVMNVVCIVCIQSLYTQWKQEKAVMRRLQNLNVTSYRDLAPSKSNGSAGPSGSASNGVASGSASPGVHRANGNAGGGSLSSRSRYVTAADSEPTYIVAHNSALKRSTSSVSGLMVRAVGGGGHHQQGVYNAAFNGSLNGCVLGPSGVDFYAPNPALWAGPSPRSEFDASSFADLVARGGGGGGLLNGYRSMSRSTSELNRGEPWTSNGSAGAVAVSRTPLQSSGPVEYATQSLDRPKFRRQGGRNNRWEVLDVRGFGDVTLERLPERPFQYLNRPGSVVRGNESDTSSSHSIRDIAL; this is encoded by the exons ATTGTCTACCTGGGCGCCTTCATAATGGAGCTGTGGTGGATAATAGAGAACAACG TTCAGCTGCCCGTCCCAGCGTACGTGCTGGCCGCCGGCTACTTCTCCATCTTCTTGGTCTCCCTGTTCCTGCTGGCGGGTCTTTTCCTG AGGAAATCGAATTACCTACTGGGTTGGCTCTTCGTGTCCGTGCTCTTCTTCTTCCCCGAGTGTGGACTGGCTCTCTTCATGAGTCTACAGTACTGG AAACTGGACAGCAAAGGGATTGCGGAGCTGGCCTTTTACATCGCCCGTGCAGTGATGAAC GTGGTGTGCATCGTGTGCATCCAGTCTCTGTACACCCAGTGGAAGCAGGAGAAAGCCGTCATGCGCCGCCTGCAGAACCTGAAC GTCACCTCTTACCGAGACCTGGCGCCCAGCAAGAGCAACGGCTCGGCGGGCCCCAGTGGCTCCGCGAGCAACGGCGTGGCCAGCGGCAGCGCCAGCCCGGGCGTCCATCGCGCCAACGGCAACGCCGGCGGCGGCTCCCTGTCCTCGAGGTCCCGATACGTGACGGCCGCCGACAGCGAGCCCACGTACATCGTGGCCCACAACTCGGCCCTGAAGCGGAGCACCTCGTCCGTGTCCGGGCTCATGGTGCGCGCCGTGGGCGGCGGGGGACACCACCAGCAGGGCGTCTACAACGCCGCCTTCAACGGGAGCCTCAACGGCTGCGTGCTGGGACCGTCGGGCGTCGACTTCTACGCGCCCAACCCGGCCCTGTGGGCCGGCCCGAGTCCCAGGTCCGAGTTCGACGCCTCCTCGTTCGCCGACCTCGTTGCTCGCGGCGGTGGGGGCGGAGGACTTCTCAACGGTTACCGCAGCATGTCGCGCTCCACGTCGGAGTTGAACCGCGGAGAACCGTGGACGTCGAATGGTTCCGCCGGTGCCGTCGCCGTTTCACGTACCCCGCTCCAGAGTTCGGGCCCCGTGGAGTACGCCACGCAGAGCCTGGACCGCCCCAAGTTCCGGCGCCAGGGCGGTCGCAACAATCGCTGGGAGGTGCTGGACGTGCGGGGCTTCGGGGACGTCACGCTGGAGCGGCTCCCCGAGAGGCCCTTCCAGTACCTCAACAGGCCGGGCTCCGTGGTGCGCGGCAACGAGTCGGACACCAGCTCCAGTCACAGCATCAGGGACATTGCGCTGTGA